Proteins from a single region of Chromobacterium sp. ATCC 53434:
- a CDS encoding peptidylprolyl isomerase, translating into MKHSRIAALLLAASISLPAAAESVAVVNGVAIEKSELDAAVANVVQSSGGKQQDTPELREQLKTSLINRQVILQEATRRGLDKQPAFVKRMDEVRAELLRDALFADIADKAAIGDAQIKARYDQLAAQFAGTKDIHAYQITLANEADAQKVIAQLKKGGKFEELAKTRSVDPNAKQTGGDMGWGNMARMDPALATALKAIPKGQISSKPYQSSYGWHVFKVADVRDAQVPPLEQLKPQLGRQLQEESIAKAVEDLRAKSKIQ; encoded by the coding sequence ATGAAACATTCCCGCATCGCCGCACTGTTGCTGGCCGCCTCGATCAGCCTGCCGGCCGCCGCCGAATCGGTGGCCGTCGTCAACGGCGTCGCCATCGAAAAATCCGAACTCGACGCCGCCGTCGCCAATGTGGTGCAAAGCAGCGGCGGCAAGCAGCAGGACACGCCCGAGCTGCGCGAACAGCTGAAGACTTCGCTGATCAACCGCCAGGTGATCCTGCAGGAAGCCACGCGCCGCGGCCTCGACAAGCAGCCGGCCTTCGTCAAGCGCATGGACGAGGTTCGCGCCGAATTGCTGCGCGACGCGCTGTTCGCCGACATCGCCGACAAGGCCGCCATCGGCGACGCCCAGATCAAGGCCCGCTACGACCAGCTCGCCGCCCAGTTCGCCGGCACCAAGGACATCCACGCCTATCAGATCACGCTGGCCAACGAAGCCGATGCCCAGAAGGTCATCGCCCAGCTGAAGAAGGGCGGCAAGTTCGAAGAACTGGCCAAGACCCGCTCGGTGGACCCGAACGCCAAGCAGACCGGCGGCGACATGGGCTGGGGCAATATGGCCCGCATGGACCCGGCGCTGGCCACGGCGCTGAAGGCCATCCCGAAAGGCCAGATCAGCAGCAAGCCCTACCAGTCGTCGTATGGCTGGCACGTGTTCAAGGTTGCCGACGTGCGCGACGCCCAGGTGCCGCCGCTCGAGCAGCTGAAGCCGCAGCTCGGCCGCCAGTTGCAGGAAGAGTCGATTGCCAAGGCCGTCGAAGATCTGCGCGCCAAGAGCAAGATCCAGTAA
- a CDS encoding BolA family transcriptional regulator: MSDTVQLLEAALRQLAPEHLDIQDDSALHAGHAGAKGGGGHYTLTIVSSRFAGMGRVQRHRLIYQTLGELMAGRVHALAIRALTPEEL, encoded by the coding sequence ATGAGCGATACCGTGCAACTGCTGGAGGCGGCGCTGCGACAGCTCGCGCCGGAACACCTAGACATTCAGGACGACAGCGCCCTGCACGCCGGACACGCCGGCGCCAAGGGCGGTGGCGGCCACTACACGCTGACGATAGTCAGCAGCCGTTTCGCCGGTATGGGCCGCGTGCAGCGCCACCGGCTGATCTATCAAACGCTGGGCGAACTGATGGCCGGTCGCGTACACGCGCTCGCCATCCGCGCGCTCACCCCAGAAGAACTGTGA
- a CDS encoding YciI family protein — protein MLYAVMAQDAPGTLAQRLAARPDHLARLQALQDAGRLKLAGPFPAIDSVDPGPAGFSGSLIVAEFASLDDARAWADADPYRAAGVYASVEVKPFRQVFPA, from the coding sequence ATGCTGTACGCCGTCATGGCCCAGGACGCGCCCGGCACGCTGGCCCAGCGCCTGGCCGCCCGCCCCGATCACCTGGCCCGCCTGCAGGCGCTGCAGGATGCCGGCCGCCTGAAGCTGGCCGGTCCGTTTCCGGCGATAGACAGCGTCGATCCCGGCCCGGCCGGTTTCTCCGGCAGCCTGATCGTCGCCGAGTTCGCCTCGCTGGACGACGCCCGCGCCTGGGCCGACGCCGACCCCTACCGCGCCGCCGGCGTCTACGCCTCGGTCGAGGTCAAGCCTTTCCGCCAGGTGTTCCCGGCATGA